In a single window of the Euwallacea similis isolate ESF13 chromosome 37, ESF131.1, whole genome shotgun sequence genome:
- the Osi20 gene encoding uncharacterized protein Osi20 — MWRLTCALLAVAAATSVRAESVSPRSGDELVSAVLSRCGGMECVKEYVLVYLDNVLGLQTDARSAQNIDNAIYKRVARVLETQEFRMRVPEVLAESTYIVYNPYSGLDVITNENESRGLLKKKLLLPFLLLFKLKTKLLMPIFVLLTSLKAFKALILSKLAIVLVLGFIIYQLVGKSGMPMPMMTMAPAEPPMPLYGAPAPAPSTAPPSSYEPGWEPNTGGPYSRVWTASNNDAQNMAYSAYYPGPSTSTGSSTSRP, encoded by the exons ATGTGGAGGTTGACTTGTGCTCTTTTGGCTGTGGCTGCAGCTACGTCAGTGAGGGCTGAAAGCGTCTCACCCCGGTCGGGTGATGAGTTGGTCTCCGCGGTACTCAGCAGGTGCGGAGGCATGGAATGTGTTAAGGAGTACGTTTTGGTGTACCTGGATAATGTGTTGGGACTGCAAACTGATGCTAGAAGTGCTCAG AACATTGATAACGCCATTTACAAACGCGTCGCCAGAGTTTTGGAAACTCAAGAGTTCAGGATGAGAGTTCCAGAAGTTTTGGCAGAAAGCACCTACATAGTCTACAACCCTTACAGCGGCCTGGATGTGATCACCAACGAAAACGAAT CTAGAGGACTCCTGAAGAAGAAGCTCCTGCTTCCATTCCTGCTTCTCTTTAAGCTGAAAACCAAGCTTCTAATGCCGATCTTCGTATTGCTCACCAGTCTCAAAGCCTTCAAAGCTCTTATCCTATCTAAACTCGCCATCGTGCTAGTGCTAGGATTCATCATTTACCAGTTGGTTGGCAAATCAG GTATGCCAATGCCAATGATGACTATGGCCCCAGCAGAGCCTCCAATGCCTCTTTACGGAGCCCCAGCCCCTGCTCCGTCCACAGCCCCCCCTAGTTCGTACGAGCCAGGATGGGAACCCAACACAGGGGGACCCTATTCGAGAGTCTGGACCGCTTCGAATAACGATGCCCAGAATATGG